Proteins encoded together in one Marispirochaeta sp. window:
- a CDS encoding DnaJ domain-containing protein has translation MNYYEILGIDKNVSQAEIKSAYRKQSLKWHPDVNQNKSEATERFRDIYEAYSILSDPGKKLEYDKSLEDGIRYSYNEDRNYQERYRDAYEAFILEMYRLAYELTYQNIHYTKIKKELVKRGCPIHISEKIAIYVESNRKKEVRAAALKSILVAIGSFIVGIIIFAIAYAMGRFWIGGFLFFIIAIINLLKGIYYLVTGRVPIES, from the coding sequence ATGAATTATTATGAAATCTTAGGAATTGATAAAAACGTATCTCAAGCTGAAATCAAATCAGCTTACCGAAAACAGTCATTAAAATGGCATCCTGATGTAAATCAGAATAAATCCGAAGCCACAGAACGGTTTAGGGATATATATGAAGCATATTCTATATTAAGTGATCCTGGAAAAAAATTAGAATATGACAAATCATTAGAAGATGGTATTAGATATTCATATAATGAAGATAGAAATTACCAAGAGCGGTATAGGGATGCTTATGAAGCATTTATACTTGAAATGTATAGATTAGCGTATGAATTAACTTACCAAAATATTCATTATACTAAAATTAAGAAAGAACTAGTGAAAAGAGGCTGTCCGATACATATTTCAGAGAAGATTGCTATCTACGTAGAGAGTAATAGAAAAAAAGAAGTCAGAGCGGCTGCACTAAAATCAATTTTAGTAGCAATTGGTAGTTTTATTGTGGGAATTATAATATTTGCAATAGCTTATGCAATGGGAAGATTTTGGATTGGTGGTTTTTTATTTTTTATCATTGCAATAATAAACTTATTAAAAGGCATATATTACCTAGTAACCGGTAGAGTACCAATTGAATCCTAA
- a CDS encoding extracellular solute-binding protein, with protein sequence MNMGKKSIGILLVLSMLLVGASGLLFAAGQKSAEEGPITLTVWNFKYAEEKSGKAFREMDQLFMEQNPNIIIDHQAQPESNYYQMLLYAFSAESELDVFLTHTDQRAWEISDSFYVLDDDIADVMDTYAASALQACSETNSANSDIKILPLTAQGTGFYYNKANFKKAGLDPEAVPSNWDDFLSACEALKNAGITPIIFGNQGSTFGIDFTYRAILGTLLGEKGINGFADGSTNFTDPEFVQATKMIKELYDKGYVNVENGSIPYFMDAINQFKNGNGGIFCGLTSDIAHWKDFGEALGYESVGYFSAPVAGNAQYPEAQINQGAGIGFAVTNYSPHAKAAAKYIKFITSGDAGKIFMDTTGAIVPNSTIPIDASNSMLTEILDRMNNNAVPDYMNRVPGGMIQDFYNLMNLYFIAGGISQEKYIEQVQKIYKSNL encoded by the coding sequence ATGAACATGGGGAAAAAAAGTATAGGCATCCTGCTTGTACTGAGTATGCTGCTTGTCGGTGCCTCCGGTCTCTTGTTTGCGGCTGGACAGAAATCCGCTGAAGAAGGCCCGATAACGCTGACAGTCTGGAACTTCAAATATGCCGAGGAAAAGTCCGGAAAAGCATTTCGAGAAATGGACCAGCTCTTTATGGAGCAGAATCCGAACATTATAATCGATCACCAGGCTCAGCCCGAGTCAAACTACTACCAGATGCTTCTGTATGCATTTTCCGCGGAGAGTGAACTCGATGTTTTTCTGACACATACCGACCAGCGGGCCTGGGAGATTTCGGATTCTTTTTATGTGCTGGATGATGACATCGCTGATGTTATGGATACATACGCTGCATCGGCGCTTCAGGCATGCTCAGAGACCAACTCAGCAAATTCAGACATCAAGATATTGCCCTTAACAGCACAGGGTACTGGATTCTATTACAACAAAGCCAACTTCAAAAAAGCCGGACTCGATCCTGAAGCCGTCCCTTCGAATTGGGATGATTTCCTGTCTGCCTGTGAAGCACTAAAAAATGCGGGTATTACCCCGATCATTTTCGGCAATCAGGGGAGCACCTTCGGTATTGATTTTACCTATCGCGCTATTCTGGGAACACTCCTTGGCGAAAAGGGGATAAACGGCTTTGCCGACGGCTCGACAAATTTCACAGATCCGGAATTCGTACAGGCAACAAAAATGATCAAGGAGCTGTATGACAAGGGATACGTAAACGTAGAGAATGGCTCAATTCCCTATTTTATGGATGCCATCAATCAGTTCAAGAATGGCAATGGCGGAATCTTCTGCGGACTTACATCCGATATCGCGCACTGGAAAGATTTTGGAGAAGCCCTTGGCTACGAATCTGTCGGTTACTTTTCGGCTCCTGTCGCCGGCAATGCTCAATATCCTGAAGCTCAGATCAACCAGGGCGCCGGAATCGGTTTTGCTGTTACAAACTACAGCCCTCATGCAAAAGCCGCGGCAAAGTATATTAAATTTATAACCTCAGGAGATGCTGGAAAAATTTTCATGGATACGACGGGAGCAATAGTGCCGAATTCAACAATTCCCATAGACGCTTCGAATTCGATGCTTACCGAGATACTGGACCGCATGAACAACAACGCCGTGCCTGATTACATGAACCGGGTACCAGGAGGAATGATTCAGGATTTTTATAATTTAATGAATTTATACTTCATCGCCGGTGGAATCAGCCAGGAAAAGTATATCGAACAGGTACAGAAAATATACAAAAGTAATCTCTAA
- a CDS encoding glycine betaine ABC transporter substrate-binding protein, with product MKRLITLLCIAVLVFAAFTGCKKDAKSVAVGAKNFTEQYILGNMISQLLQESGFKTKEQFGTGSSITRDGLTTGQISMYPEYTGTAWTVYLEHEEKVSAPQALYERVKQEDLENNGIVWLDRWDMNNTYALAIKQERISEIGTSISDLAEYMNNNPGKLTIATDQEFYERPDGFPALAQEYGMKYEEEQIKMMDIGLSYEALDRDQVDVAMVFATDGLLKKFNLKVLEDNEQFFPVYNVAVTIRKEVLDEFPEIEEILKPLAEIIDDETMQDLNYKVDAEGLPEKKVAVDFLKAEGLID from the coding sequence ATGAAAAGACTTATCACGCTGTTGTGTATCGCCGTACTGGTTTTTGCCGCTTTTACAGGATGCAAAAAAGATGCAAAGTCGGTAGCTGTCGGAGCGAAAAACTTTACCGAGCAGTATATTCTGGGAAACATGATCTCCCAGCTGCTGCAGGAAAGCGGATTTAAAACCAAAGAGCAATTTGGTACCGGAAGTTCAATCACACGGGATGGGCTTACAACCGGACAGATAAGCATGTATCCCGAATATACCGGAACAGCATGGACCGTTTATCTGGAACATGAAGAAAAGGTTTCTGCCCCCCAGGCATTGTACGAGCGGGTAAAACAGGAAGACCTGGAAAATAACGGAATAGTCTGGCTCGACCGCTGGGACATGAACAACACCTACGCCCTGGCAATAAAACAGGAACGGATCTCCGAAATCGGAACTTCGATTTCGGATTTGGCGGAGTATATGAATAACAATCCCGGGAAACTGACCATAGCCACCGACCAGGAGTTTTACGAACGTCCTGACGGTTTTCCCGCCCTGGCCCAGGAATACGGGATGAAATACGAGGAAGAACAGATCAAGATGATGGACATCGGCCTCTCCTACGAAGCCCTGGACCGTGACCAGGTGGATGTTGCCATGGTATTTGCAACCGACGGTCTGTTGAAGAAATTCAACCTAAAGGTGCTGGAGGACAATGAACAATTCTTTCCGGTCTACAATGTCGCTGTTACAATCCGAAAAGAGGTGCTGGATGAGTTCCCGGAAATCGAAGAGATCCTGAAACCCCTGGCTGAGATAATAGACGATGAGACCATGCAGGATCTCAACTACAAAGTCGATGCAGAGGGATTGCCGGAGAAAAAGGTCGCCGTAGATTTTCTTAAGGCAGAAGGCCTGATCGATTAA
- a CDS encoding TIM-barrel domain-containing protein encodes MKQSNDFAHDMIDLDVSPERILYLAARDVSPVQKADGSVEITIPFQPMRHNGTFVPLSESEHPRKHIPFRLAAYGKEVLRFSGGFSNEPVDEDSIMLNPDKSVRMCALHLSEPGNGTYTVHDDNGKLRARISVVPHPVNNWSDLQRAADPMMQIEFFPDGTEKRAVKPMSYDHFFPGKLESVPFGCTADNTKITGTLFSFHADPNEHFYGTGERFSRLDLAGKTITLENTDALGTASRKAYKNVPFYLSSAGYGVFIHSSAHIRLSFADISNRAVQGLIDDTRLDLFLIGGGTPERVIRNYRGLTGFSPELPLWSYGMWMSRMTYFSADEVERIADRLREESYPCDVIHLDSGYFSEDWVCDWAFSPERFPEPKEFIRKLRDKGFHISVWQTPNIGKDNPLYPEAKRNGYLPALKEEDHMNTMSDFSGQDFGGQIDFTYEPAAKWYKKLLRGLLDLGVECIKTDFGEKILLHADFKRMSGERLHNIYSLLYQKAAFETTAEYADKPFIWGRSCWAGGQRYPLHWGGDTSATWDGLASSLRGGLQFGLSGYTFWSHDIPGFHGLPEFMNSWPSETLYMRWTQFGVFTSHMRYHGSTPREPWEFPETAGLVRSWLRLRYALIPYILQEAAYCTGRGNPDDYTETEAKGNNANGRPMMSPLLLDYSNDPNTWHIDDQYLFGRDLLVAPIMNDEGIRDIYLPEGDWFDLYTGKVFTGGRWLLQVLYPLAAFPVFVRSGAVIPYYPDQVNSTAEMDLSRVKYIQFLHRMSAHQDDKQTGAFNGLVSSPLGKLCGFSAEEIQIGF; translated from the coding sequence GTGAAACAATCTAACGATTTCGCCCATGATATGATCGACCTCGACGTCAGCCCTGAGCGGATACTCTACCTTGCCGCCAGGGATGTATCACCTGTTCAGAAAGCGGATGGAAGTGTTGAGATCACTATCCCGTTCCAGCCGATGCGGCATAACGGAACATTCGTGCCCCTCTCCGAATCCGAGCATCCGCGAAAACACATACCTTTTCGTCTTGCAGCTTATGGTAAAGAAGTGCTTCGTTTTTCCGGCGGTTTTTCGAATGAGCCGGTGGACGAAGACTCCATCATGCTTAATCCGGATAAATCTGTACGGATGTGCGCTCTGCATCTCAGCGAACCGGGAAACGGCACCTATACTGTACACGATGATAATGGAAAGCTGCGCGCCCGTATCTCTGTAGTGCCGCACCCGGTAAACAATTGGAGCGACCTTCAGCGAGCTGCGGATCCAATGATGCAGATTGAGTTCTTTCCCGATGGTACCGAGAAGAGAGCAGTAAAGCCGATGAGTTATGACCATTTTTTCCCGGGGAAACTGGAATCTGTACCGTTCGGCTGTACTGCGGATAACACCAAAATCACCGGAACCCTTTTCTCATTTCATGCAGACCCCAATGAGCATTTCTACGGTACAGGAGAACGTTTCAGCCGCCTGGACCTTGCGGGGAAAACCATCACCCTGGAAAATACCGATGCCCTGGGAACAGCAAGCCGAAAAGCCTATAAAAATGTTCCGTTCTATCTTTCAAGTGCCGGGTACGGCGTATTCATCCACTCAAGTGCACACATCAGACTGTCATTCGCGGATATTTCCAACCGTGCCGTGCAGGGACTGATTGATGATACCCGGCTGGATCTGTTTCTGATCGGCGGCGGAACGCCTGAGCGCGTTATTCGCAATTACCGCGGACTGACCGGGTTTTCTCCTGAACTCCCCTTGTGGAGCTATGGAATGTGGATGAGCAGAATGACCTATTTCTCGGCGGATGAAGTGGAGCGTATTGCAGATCGGCTTCGGGAAGAATCGTATCCATGCGATGTTATCCATCTTGATTCAGGATATTTTTCTGAAGACTGGGTCTGCGATTGGGCTTTTTCACCGGAGCGGTTTCCCGAACCAAAGGAATTTATACGAAAACTCAGGGATAAAGGGTTTCATATAAGTGTATGGCAAACCCCCAATATCGGAAAAGACAATCCGCTTTATCCGGAAGCAAAGCGTAACGGATATCTGCCGGCACTGAAAGAAGAAGACCACATGAACACCATGTCTGACTTTTCCGGACAGGATTTCGGAGGACAGATCGATTTCACCTATGAACCGGCGGCAAAATGGTACAAAAAGCTGCTGAGAGGACTCCTTGATCTGGGGGTTGAATGCATCAAGACCGATTTCGGCGAGAAGATACTGCTGCATGCTGATTTCAAACGGATGTCCGGAGAGAGACTGCACAATATCTATTCCCTGCTGTACCAGAAAGCGGCTTTTGAGACGACTGCTGAATACGCTGACAAACCGTTTATCTGGGGACGGTCCTGCTGGGCAGGAGGACAGCGGTATCCGCTGCACTGGGGAGGCGACACCTCGGCCACCTGGGACGGATTGGCTTCTTCACTTCGCGGCGGGCTGCAATTCGGATTATCGGGATACACATTCTGGAGTCACGATATTCCCGGCTTTCACGGACTGCCGGAATTCATGAACAGCTGGCCGTCGGAAACACTCTATATGCGATGGACGCAGTTCGGGGTGTTTACTTCGCACATGCGCTATCATGGATCCACACCGCGTGAGCCCTGGGAGTTTCCGGAAACAGCGGGTCTCGTGCGTTCCTGGCTGCGGCTGCGTTACGCGCTGATCCCCTATATTCTGCAGGAAGCTGCCTATTGCACCGGACGGGGGAATCCTGATGATTATACAGAGACTGAGGCTAAGGGCAACAATGCAAACGGCCGGCCGATGATGTCGCCGTTGCTGCTGGATTATTCAAATGATCCGAATACCTGGCATATCGATGATCAGTATCTCTTCGGACGGGACCTTCTTGTTGCACCTATCATGAATGATGAAGGCATCAGGGATATTTATCTTCCCGAAGGAGACTGGTTCGACTTATATACGGGTAAAGTATTTACCGGCGGCCGCTGGCTGCTTCAGGTTCTTTATCCGCTTGCAGCGTTCCCTGTATTCGTACGTTCCGGGGCGGTCATTCCGTATTATCCCGATCAGGTAAACTCGACCGCAGAGATGGATTTGAGCAGAGTGAAGTATATACAGTTTTTACACAGAATGTCTGCGCATCAGGATGACAAACAGACTGGAGCATTTAATGGATTGGTGTCTTCTCCTTTAGGGAAACTATGCGGTTTTTCTGCCGAAGAGATTCAAATCGGGTTCTGA
- a CDS encoding carbohydrate ABC transporter permease, translating to MTEKSLKTERFRRNFTRTTTYIMLTVFTLIVVYPIYFSIISSLKTTADYTADKIGFPVSATLENFANVLVQMSMLKYLGNTLLLVSVAMILYFLICTAAGFAFGMLRFKGRLSAFTFVLFIQIFPQMVIAGQVYQLISKMSLLNTYTGLILIWVAYFAPFGTYIMTTYYSSVPKALVESARIDGAGVFQQLFRIMIPIAKPMIGTLGIIGALAMWNELPFSMLILQRQELRTLTLGIAMMQGEFGLQTPVLSAAVLVTSGVPLILYIIFQNYITMGSVAGSIKG from the coding sequence ATGACAGAAAAGAGCTTGAAGACTGAAAGATTTCGACGGAATTTCACACGGACGACAACGTATATAATGCTGACAGTCTTTACACTGATTGTTGTTTATCCAATCTATTTCTCCATAATTTCCAGCTTGAAAACTACAGCGGATTATACCGCCGACAAGATCGGGTTTCCTGTGTCGGCGACCCTGGAGAATTTTGCAAACGTACTTGTGCAGATGAGTATGTTAAAGTATCTGGGCAACACGCTGCTGCTTGTGAGTGTGGCAATGATTCTCTACTTCCTGATCTGCACAGCGGCAGGCTTCGCTTTCGGGATGCTCCGCTTCAAAGGGCGTTTAAGCGCTTTTACCTTTGTGCTGTTTATCCAGATATTCCCTCAGATGGTCATAGCCGGACAGGTGTATCAGCTGATCAGTAAAATGAGTCTTCTGAATACGTATACCGGACTGATTCTGATCTGGGTAGCGTATTTCGCTCCCTTTGGCACCTATATAATGACGACCTATTACAGCAGCGTTCCGAAAGCACTGGTGGAATCCGCCAGAATCGATGGCGCCGGCGTTTTCCAGCAGCTGTTTCGAATCATGATCCCCATTGCAAAACCGATGATCGGCACTCTCGGTATTATCGGGGCATTGGCCATGTGGAACGAGCTGCCATTTTCCATGCTGATTCTTCAGCGACAGGAGCTGCGAACTCTGACTCTCGGTATAGCAATGATGCAGGGTGAATTCGGGCTTCAGACCCCGGTACTTTCCGCCGCCGTTCTGGTGACCTCAGGCGTACCGCTGATTCTCTACATCATATTCCAGAACTACATCACCATGGGATCTGTTGCAGGTTCCATTAAAGGATAA
- a CDS encoding betaine/proline/choline family ABC transporter ATP-binding protein (Members of the family are the ATP-binding subunit of ABC transporters for substrates such as betaine, L-proline or other amino acids, choline, carnitine, etc. The substrate specificity is best determined from the substrate-binding subunit, rather than this subunit, as it interacts with the permease subunit and not with substrate directly.): MIELKNVTKKFEKQIAVKSLNLEIPDGEITMLIGPSGCGKTTTLRMINRLIESTEGNILINGSSIHDLDPVELRRSIGYVIQEIGLFPHMNVFDNIAMVPRLRKWSEKKIKPRIEELLHMVTLNTSYMYKYPLQLSGGERQRVGLARALAADPEILLMDEPFGAIDPINRARLHDSFLEIQDKIKKTIVFVTHDINEAIKLGDRIAIMNNGELIQFDNVRNILYNPENEFVEKLLGHDRNIKALVLKRNKDYIIREGYLEVRSDEKPEKVLKKMEETGKKTAIVTDSDKKLMGLFILTRSRKKSNLDFIDDPVRIEQNNNLQETFSVMIEAGERQLPVVSKGNKFEGIITLENIFAEFNQDEG; this comes from the coding sequence TTGATTGAACTGAAGAATGTCACAAAGAAGTTCGAGAAACAGATTGCCGTAAAAAGTCTGAACCTGGAGATCCCCGACGGGGAAATAACCATGCTCATTGGCCCCTCCGGATGCGGCAAGACAACTACCCTGCGCATGATCAACCGCCTGATAGAGTCCACGGAAGGCAATATTCTAATTAATGGGAGCTCGATTCACGATCTTGATCCTGTGGAGCTTCGTCGCAGTATCGGCTATGTTATTCAGGAAATCGGCCTTTTCCCCCACATGAACGTTTTTGACAACATAGCAATGGTGCCCCGCCTGAGAAAATGGAGCGAGAAAAAAATAAAACCCCGGATAGAAGAGCTGCTGCATATGGTGACTCTGAATACCAGCTACATGTATAAATACCCCTTGCAGCTTTCCGGCGGAGAACGGCAGAGGGTGGGACTCGCCCGTGCTTTGGCGGCGGATCCGGAAATTCTGCTTATGGACGAACCCTTCGGAGCAATCGACCCAATCAACAGGGCCCGGCTGCATGACTCTTTCCTGGAAATTCAGGACAAGATCAAAAAGACAATCGTGTTCGTAACCCATGACATCAACGAAGCAATAAAACTTGGCGACCGTATTGCCATTATGAACAATGGTGAACTTATTCAATTCGATAACGTCAGAAACATTCTCTACAATCCGGAGAATGAGTTCGTCGAAAAACTCCTGGGTCATGACCGGAATATTAAAGCCCTTGTTCTAAAGCGCAACAAAGACTACATCATCAGGGAAGGCTACCTGGAAGTACGCAGTGATGAAAAACCGGAAAAGGTCCTGAAAAAGATGGAGGAGACCGGAAAGAAAACCGCGATCGTTACCGATTCGGACAAGAAATTGATGGGATTATTCATATTAACACGCAGCAGAAAAAAATCCAATCTTGATTTTATTGACGATCCGGTGCGGATTGAACAGAACAATAACCTCCAGGAGACCTTTTCCGTAATGATCGAAGCAGGAGAGCGTCAGCTTCCTGTGGTCTCCAAGGGGAACAAATTCGAAGGTATCATTACGCTGGAGAATATCTTCGCCGAATTCAACCAGGACGAAGGGTAG
- a CDS encoding ABC transporter permease: MQFFTYFAENSENILIRLYQHFYLFFISTVIACIIGIALSIFVTREGKERIGKVVLNITAMSQAVPSIAVVALVFLVVGIGAVPALIALFVYSLVPIVFNSVSGLLSVEEKMIDAARGMGLTDRQILWKIKVPVAIPVIFAGIRSAATINIGTATVAAIIGGGGLGDYIFMGIKLNKDHLILIGAVLTALMAIIVDTILSLVEKKITPTGLQVNRN, translated from the coding sequence ATGCAGTTTTTTACATACTTTGCCGAGAATTCCGAAAATATTCTAATCAGGTTATACCAGCATTTCTACCTTTTTTTCATTTCAACGGTTATCGCCTGCATAATTGGAATAGCCCTCTCCATTTTTGTAACCCGGGAAGGTAAAGAAAGAATCGGCAAGGTTGTGCTGAATATTACAGCCATGTCTCAGGCAGTCCCATCCATAGCCGTGGTAGCCCTTGTCTTTCTGGTTGTCGGCATTGGAGCGGTTCCCGCCCTTATAGCCCTCTTTGTTTACAGCCTGGTACCCATTGTCTTCAATTCCGTGTCCGGCTTATTGAGTGTCGAGGAGAAGATGATCGATGCTGCCCGGGGCATGGGCCTTACAGACCGCCAGATTCTCTGGAAAATAAAGGTACCAGTCGCGATCCCGGTTATTTTCGCCGGTATTCGCAGTGCCGCAACAATAAATATCGGAACGGCAACAGTGGCAGCAATTATTGGCGGTGGAGGCCTGGGGGACTACATTTTTATGGGAATAAAACTGAATAAAGACCATCTGATTCTGATTGGGGCCGTACTTACCGCGCTAATGGCAATAATTGTAGACACAATTCTCAGCCTTGTGGAAAAGAAAATAACCCCGACAGGGCTGCAGGTAAACAGAAATTAA
- a CDS encoding LacI family DNA-binding transcriptional regulator gives MNKVTISDIANHAGVSKTSVSYVLSGKKRLSADVEERVMKTVEKLGYTPPRHTARLYKKPPKIINFCLPLESGTISDDPYYIPLIEGAMEYAAAHGYHMMITRLTQGDEAAKEMFYHSFEYVDGIILCNLQRDHVYEQALIDYGIPYVVNGTPDNVDTKYYVDADIEGIAYQAATYLLKKGHRQICYINLAEHLLQSQQRLSGFQLAHQEFGLPWEEHCHSFCNVSMEESYELMEKVLQSKQHSITAVITSNEIQARGAIKVLQERQIAIPQQIAVVSMGGSSLSVIGHPKVTTIDFSPAKIGYESAKMLIEVITRKRIRPSQLIVPGKLIERESS, from the coding sequence GTGAACAAGGTCACCATCTCGGACATTGCAAATCATGCAGGTGTATCAAAAACTTCGGTAAGCTATGTTCTTTCCGGGAAAAAACGTCTCAGTGCCGATGTCGAAGAACGGGTGATGAAAACTGTTGAAAAACTTGGTTACACACCGCCGCGGCATACGGCACGGCTCTACAAGAAACCTCCGAAGATCATCAACTTCTGTCTTCCATTGGAGTCGGGAACAATAAGTGACGACCCCTACTATATTCCGCTTATAGAGGGAGCGATGGAATATGCTGCGGCTCATGGTTATCACATGATGATTACGCGGCTGACACAGGGAGACGAAGCTGCGAAAGAGATGTTTTATCACAGCTTTGAATATGTGGACGGAATAATTCTCTGCAATCTGCAGCGGGATCACGTGTACGAGCAGGCATTGATTGACTATGGTATTCCCTATGTAGTTAACGGTACCCCGGACAATGTCGATACAAAGTACTATGTTGATGCCGATATCGAAGGCATCGCATATCAGGCTGCTACCTATTTACTCAAAAAAGGTCACAGGCAAATCTGTTACATCAACCTCGCAGAGCATCTGCTGCAGAGCCAGCAGCGGCTAAGTGGTTTTCAGCTGGCGCATCAGGAATTTGGTCTTCCATGGGAAGAGCACTGCCATTCATTCTGCAATGTCAGCATGGAAGAATCGTACGAGCTGATGGAAAAAGTTCTTCAGAGTAAGCAGCATTCAATAACTGCCGTAATTACATCAAATGAAATTCAGGCGCGAGGCGCAATCAAAGTGCTGCAGGAGCGTCAGATAGCCATTCCGCAGCAGATAGCTGTGGTCAGCATGGGCGGAAGTTCTTTGTCTGTCATCGGGCATCCGAAAGTAACAACTATCGATTTTTCCCCGGCAAAGATTGGGTATGAATCAGCGAAAATGCTGATTGAGGTCATCACCAGAAAACGCATCCGCCCCTCACAACTCATTGTTCCGGGAAAACTGATTGAACGGGAATCTTCATAA
- a CDS encoding sugar ABC transporter permease: MRHHVLRKRFRISQDAKDGWMLLLPLLLLTGVFLVYPVASNFYYSLTKWKGLGEPVFIGLQNYIRLFQDDRFYSSLTNLFILVLYIPLGVFVPLGLAAVLRNGMRGWQLYRGLLYLPNVLGPVILGTIFSVMLSQVGPITEILTRLGFEHANKFYLLGKTSTAIHTLSFLFVIWMRVGFGCIYFLAAMSTIDSSLYDAARIDGTNKWQDFIHVTIPGIRFSIEFFTVLAFIEVFARMYGMIFTLTGGGPGYATYTLEFGVYMISFGAFQKGYASAWSVVLFFFCAIIALIQIRLLKQDKAS, from the coding sequence GTGCGTCACCATGTTTTGCGAAAAAGATTCCGTATAAGTCAGGATGCGAAGGACGGCTGGATGCTGCTTCTGCCGCTGCTTTTGCTGACAGGAGTTTTTCTGGTCTATCCTGTAGCGTCAAATTTCTACTACAGTTTGACGAAATGGAAGGGTCTGGGAGAGCCGGTTTTCATTGGGCTGCAAAACTATATACGGCTGTTCCAGGATGACAGGTTCTACAGCTCTTTGACGAATCTTTTTATTCTTGTGCTTTATATCCCTCTCGGAGTCTTTGTCCCGCTGGGACTTGCCGCTGTTCTGCGAAACGGAATGAGGGGATGGCAACTGTATCGCGGACTGCTCTATCTGCCGAATGTCCTGGGACCGGTAATTCTCGGAACAATCTTTTCCGTTATGCTCAGTCAGGTAGGCCCGATTACAGAGATATTGACCCGCCTCGGATTTGAGCATGCAAACAAATTTTATCTGCTCGGAAAGACATCTACGGCGATTCACACCCTCTCTTTTTTATTCGTTATCTGGATGCGGGTCGGATTCGGCTGTATCTATTTTCTTGCTGCCATGAGTACTATTGATTCCAGCCTGTACGATGCGGCAAGAATTGATGGAACCAATAAATGGCAGGATTTTATTCATGTCACCATTCCCGGTATTCGGTTTTCTATTGAATTCTTTACTGTTCTGGCATTCATCGAAGTCTTTGCGCGTATGTATGGCATGATTTTCACCCTGACAGGCGGCGGTCCCGGGTACGCGACCTATACGCTTGAATTCGGTGTGTACATGATCAGTTTTGGCGCCTTCCAGAAAGGATACGCATCAGCCTGGTCTGTAGTACTCTTTTTCTTTTGCGCGATTATCGCCCTCATACAGATCCGCCTTTTAAAGCAGGATAAAGCATCATGA